From a region of the Streptomyces caniferus genome:
- a CDS encoding cellulose-binding protein produces the protein MSASVSPHGFETVRGRGYRPEDVDRRVTGLSVDRDSCWERAARLTVLSNEMDAELAELRVFLAQQPPQTYASLGSEARLILTTAESEAARLRTEAEEAAGASRDAAAVHADEVRDAAERAAFAVRAEADTRARRTDRAARGEATELVAVATEEAERLRSEAAEGLAEVRRRTAQLLSDQDKRQTEEWEAAGRELTALEEETDRCVAELDARGKALRVDARRQYAEAEEASRHRQEDGEDRAAGLLAQALAEVERIERATERILREHDAEREEVRVHMTHVRNSLAALTGKAPAAEGDDEETGTAPDGDGRVGQGAGVGSGSGSDGEDTLETPVHRGGGTGA, from the coding sequence ATGAGTGCATCGGTTTCGCCTCACGGGTTCGAGACCGTACGAGGGCGTGGCTACCGGCCGGAGGATGTGGACCGCCGCGTCACGGGACTCTCGGTCGACCGCGATTCCTGCTGGGAGCGGGCCGCACGGCTCACCGTCCTGTCCAACGAGATGGACGCCGAACTCGCCGAGCTGCGCGTCTTTCTGGCGCAGCAGCCGCCGCAGACGTACGCGTCGCTCGGCAGCGAGGCCCGGTTGATCCTGACGACCGCGGAGTCCGAGGCGGCGCGGCTGCGGACCGAGGCGGAGGAGGCGGCCGGGGCGTCGCGTGACGCGGCGGCCGTCCATGCGGACGAGGTGCGGGACGCGGCCGAGCGGGCGGCCTTCGCGGTGCGGGCCGAGGCGGACACCCGGGCCCGGCGGACGGACCGGGCGGCGCGCGGTGAGGCCACGGAGCTGGTCGCCGTGGCGACGGAGGAGGCCGAACGGCTGCGGAGCGAGGCGGCCGAGGGGCTGGCGGAGGTGCGCCGGCGCACCGCGCAGCTGCTGAGCGACCAGGACAAGCGGCAGACGGAGGAGTGGGAGGCGGCCGGGCGGGAACTCACGGCGCTGGAGGAGGAGACGGACCGGTGCGTCGCGGAGCTGGACGCCCGGGGGAAGGCCCTCCGCGTCGACGCCCGGCGGCAGTACGCGGAGGCGGAGGAGGCGTCCCGGCACCGTCAGGAGGACGGCGAGGACCGCGCGGCCGGACTGCTGGCCCAGGCCCTGGCGGAGGTGGAGCGCATCGAGCGGGCCACCGAGCGGATCCTGCGCGAACACGACGCGGAGCGCGAAGAGGTGCGCGTCCATATGACCCACGTCCGCAACAGTCTGGCGGCGCTCACCGGGAAGGCGCCGGCGGCGGAGGGCGACGACGAGGAGACCGGGACGGCGCCGGACGGCGACGGGCGCGTGGGCCAGGGCGCCGGCGTCGGCTCCGGGTCCGGGTCCGACGGGGAGGACACCCTGGAGACGCCGGTGCACCGGGGCGGCGGCACGGGCGCCTGA
- a CDS encoding LCP family protein codes for MTLLVLVVAVVAVAAWLYISAGRQLRHMDALGDYPGRPSAGRGTNWLLIGSDSRTALTPQQRRDLHVGNNDVRNTDTIMVLHYGDHGPSLVSLPRDSYVPIPGHGSRKINEAFADGGPQLLTRTVEQATGLRIDHYAEVNFLGFVQVVDALDGVRLCLDKPLRDERSGADFPAGCRRMNGTQALAYVRARYADPEGDLGRVKRQRQLLGAVADEMASPDVLLDPTRLQRVLDTSLAALTVDDGTDMARVLDMGWSMKQIAGGEGSATTVPVTRPGVMVSGVGSVLQWDEPGARRLFQALRADDRTPTSGNK; via the coding sequence GTGACGCTGCTGGTGCTGGTCGTGGCGGTGGTCGCGGTCGCTGCCTGGCTCTACATCTCGGCGGGGCGGCAGCTGCGGCACATGGACGCGCTGGGCGACTACCCGGGGCGGCCGTCCGCGGGCAGGGGCACGAACTGGCTGCTGATCGGCTCGGACAGCCGTACCGCGCTGACCCCGCAGCAGCGCCGGGACCTGCACGTCGGCAACAACGACGTGCGCAACACCGACACCATCATGGTGCTGCACTACGGCGATCACGGACCGTCGCTGGTCAGCCTGCCGCGCGACAGCTACGTCCCGATACCCGGCCACGGCAGCCGGAAGATCAACGAGGCCTTCGCGGACGGCGGGCCGCAGCTGCTCACCCGAACGGTGGAGCAGGCGACCGGGCTGCGGATCGACCACTACGCCGAGGTGAACTTCCTGGGCTTCGTGCAGGTCGTGGACGCGCTGGACGGCGTGCGGCTGTGTCTGGACAAGCCGCTGCGGGACGAGCGGTCGGGGGCGGACTTCCCGGCGGGCTGCCGGCGGATGAACGGCACCCAGGCGCTGGCGTACGTACGGGCCCGGTACGCCGACCCCGAGGGTGACCTCGGACGGGTGAAGCGCCAGCGGCAATTGCTCGGTGCGGTTGCCGACGAGATGGCCTCCCCCGACGTCCTCCTCGATCCGACCCGGCTGCAGCGGGTGCTGGACACCTCGCTGGCGGCGCTGACCGTGGACGACGGTACGGACATGGCGCGGGTGCTGGATATGGGCTGGTCGATGAAGCAGATCGCCGGCGGCGAGGGGAGCGCGACGACGGTGCCGGTGACGCGGCCCGGGGTGATGGTGAGCGGCGTCGGGTCGGTGCTGCAGTGGGACGAACCCGGGGCGCGGCGGCTGTTCCAGGCGTTGCGCGCAGATGATCGGACTCCGACTTCTGGCAATAAATAA